The following are encoded together in the Peromyscus maniculatus bairdii isolate BWxNUB_F1_BW_parent chromosome 22, HU_Pman_BW_mat_3.1, whole genome shotgun sequence genome:
- the LOC143270060 gene encoding uncharacterized protein LOC143270060 isoform X2, with product MNLSSCEEVITDSCKRKEIYLLVFKCFACILSVYLVCGLATDIQEGFGSPGVAVPDGCQPRCGLLHIVSEKRTPAWNIPSPPSYSHFWEHTRRHAAAPDIISNVVPGSIRVPGYDT from the exons ATGAACCTGTCTTCTTGTGAGGaagtaataactgatagctgcaaaagaaaagaaatatatttactg GTGTTTAAATGTTTtgcatgcattctttctgtgtacCTTGTGTGTGGGCTGGCCACAGACATccaagagggctttggatccccaggagttgcagttccagatggttgtcagccaagATGTGGGT TATTGCacatagtgtcagagaagaggaccCCAGCCTGGAACattccttcacctccttcatactCTCACTTCTGGGAACACACAAG AAGACATGCTGCTGCTCCTGATATCATCAGTAATGTGGTTCCTGGCAGTATTAGAGTGCCAGGATATGACACTTAA
- the LOC143270060 gene encoding uncharacterized protein LOC143270060 isoform X1 produces MWVIAHSVREEDPSLEHSFTSFILSLLGTHKVEKKAKVLLLIPCDPHITILQPCVHLTSTCDGDGVDPVGHKNDARSAQDTVLDPIITLDICTGHAMGRPYADLEPAPGHHTSDTMDPFQTLAQFLKLVLEQNTSVVDSLLIRNLLSFMSHVTLQNLHRRHAAAPDIISNVVPGSIRVPGYDT; encoded by the exons ATGTGGGT TATTGCacatagtgtcagagaagaggaccCCAGCCTGGAACattccttcacctccttcatactCTCACTTCTGGGAACACACAAG GTTGAAAAGAAGGCAAAAGTTTTACTTCTTATACCCTGTGATCCTCATATTACTATTCTCCAGCCTTGTGTCCATTTAACATCTACATGCGATGGAGATGGAGTTGACCCTGTTGGTCACAAAAATGATGCGCGTTCAGCCCAGGATACTGTTCTGGATCCCATAATTACTTTAGATATTTGCACTGGGCATGCAATGGGGAGACCATATGCTGACCTTGAGCCTGCTCCTGGTCACCACACTAGTGACACCATGGACCCTTTTCAAACACTGGCCCAGTTCTTGAAGCTTGTCTTAGAGCAGAACACAAGTGTAGTAGATTCACTACTGATCAGGAATCTTCTCTCGTTCATGTCCCATGTGACACTCCAGAACCTACACAG AAGACATGCTGCTGCTCCTGATATCATCAGTAATGTGGTTCCTGGCAGTATTAGAGTGCCAGGATATGACACTTAA